One window from the genome of Microbulbifer pacificus encodes:
- the rsxB gene encoding electron transport complex subunit RsxB, with amino-acid sequence MDWLSDVSTPLLILGGMALIFGALLGFAAVRFKVEGDPIVDQIDALLPQTQCGQCGHPGCRPYAEAIANGEAINKCPPGGQATINELANLLDVEAVPLDAEHGVEDVKKVAFIREAECIGCTKCIQACPVDAIVGAAKQMHTVIVDECTGCDLCVEPCPVDCIDMVPLEVTLQRWHPSKPKDGIQLIASDRPELHTDDRSAA; translated from the coding sequence ATGGACTGGTTGTCGGATGTTTCCACGCCACTGCTGATTCTCGGCGGTATGGCCCTGATATTCGGTGCCCTGCTGGGCTTTGCCGCGGTGCGCTTCAAGGTGGAAGGCGATCCCATCGTCGACCAGATCGACGCCCTGCTGCCGCAGACCCAGTGCGGCCAGTGCGGCCACCCGGGTTGCCGCCCCTACGCTGAGGCTATCGCCAATGGTGAGGCCATCAACAAGTGCCCTCCCGGCGGCCAGGCCACCATCAACGAACTGGCGAACCTGCTGGATGTGGAAGCGGTCCCGCTGGATGCCGAGCACGGTGTGGAAGACGTCAAAAAGGTAGCGTTTATCCGCGAAGCGGAGTGCATCGGCTGCACCAAGTGCATCCAGGCCTGCCCGGTGGATGCCATTGTCGGAGCCGCCAAGCAGATGCATACGGTGATCGTGGATGAGTGCACCGGTTGCGACCTGTGCGTGGAACCCTGCCCGGTGGACTGTATCGATATGGTGCCATTGGAAGTCACGCTGCAACGCTGGCACCCGAGCAAACCCAAAGACGGCATCCAATTGATCGCCAGTGACAGACCTGAACTGCACACCGATGACCGGAGTGCCGCATGA
- the rsxD gene encoding electron transport complex subunit RsxD, with amino-acid sequence MSLMRITSPHAHSGQSTSMVMLQVAAATIPGVLALVIYFGPGVLFNIALCTATALACEAAVMKLRSRPAGFYLKDYSALVTALLLGIALPPYCPWWIPVIGSASAIVLAKQLYGGMGYNPFNPAMVGYVVLLISFPVEMTRWAGPAELIQGAPGLDETFALIFGNMNVDGFTRATPLEIVRHNKSTILTQLYEMEPVFNHGTLAGLGWEMANVGFLLGGVFLLFRRLITWHAPVAMLATLAVLSLAFYDGGSSLSEGSPLLHLFSGATMLGAFFIVTDPVSGCTSNKGRFIFGTGVGLLVFVIRAWGAYPDAVAFAVLLMNFAAPFIDNYTLPRTYGHKAARKATDLEEQ; translated from the coding sequence ATGTCCCTGATGCGAATCACATCTCCCCACGCCCATTCAGGTCAAAGCACGTCCATGGTGATGCTGCAGGTGGCTGCGGCCACTATCCCCGGCGTGCTGGCGCTGGTGATCTACTTTGGCCCCGGGGTTTTGTTCAACATTGCCTTGTGTACGGCCACCGCCCTGGCCTGTGAAGCGGCGGTGATGAAGCTGCGCAGCCGGCCCGCAGGCTTTTATCTGAAAGACTACAGCGCACTGGTCACGGCCCTGCTGCTGGGCATCGCCCTGCCCCCCTACTGTCCCTGGTGGATTCCGGTCATCGGCAGTGCCAGCGCCATTGTGCTCGCCAAGCAGCTCTACGGAGGTATGGGTTATAACCCATTCAACCCCGCCATGGTGGGCTACGTGGTGCTGTTGATCAGCTTTCCGGTGGAGATGACCCGCTGGGCCGGGCCGGCGGAGCTGATCCAGGGCGCGCCGGGATTGGATGAAACCTTCGCACTGATCTTTGGCAACATGAATGTGGACGGCTTTACCCGTGCCACGCCACTGGAAATCGTGCGCCACAACAAGTCCACCATCCTCACCCAACTGTACGAGATGGAACCGGTGTTCAATCACGGTACCCTCGCGGGACTCGGCTGGGAGATGGCCAATGTGGGCTTCCTGCTGGGTGGAGTATTCCTGCTGTTCCGCCGCCTGATCACATGGCACGCGCCAGTGGCCATGCTCGCAACGCTCGCAGTGCTGTCCCTGGCCTTTTACGATGGCGGCAGCTCCCTGAGTGAGGGCTCACCTCTGCTGCACCTGTTCTCCGGCGCCACCATGCTCGGCGCGTTCTTTATCGTGACCGATCCGGTGAGCGGCTGTACCAGCAATAAGGGGCGCTTCATTTTTGGGACCGGCGTCGGCCTGCTGGTGTTCGTGATCCGCGCCTGGGGCGCCTACCCGGATGCTGTAGCCTTCGCAGTGCTGCTGATGAACTTTGCCGCGCCGTTTATCGACAACTACACCCTGCCACGCACCTACGGTCACAAGGCCGCACGCAAGGCAACCGACCTGGAGGAACAGTAA
- the rsxC gene encoding electron transport complex subunit RsxC, whose amino-acid sequence MSHTEERMSASERRAAREAHLIASEKARDLSRELKINDFHGGIHPPENKHQSTGEPIGSIPLAADLIVPLNQHIGATAIPLVKLGDQVLKGQKIAEADGPVSCPVHAPSSGKVVAIEPMAVPHPSGMETDCIQIRTDGRDEWCALTPLENYAGCDHDELLERIRDCGIAGMGGAGFPTAVKLTPRGSAEIDTLIINGTECEPYITADDMLMRERAEEIIGGVEILAHLLDQPERVLIGIEDNKPEAIAAMKQAAEGTRFHVVVFPTKYPSGGEKQLIQILTGREVPNEGLPAHVGIVCQNVGTARAVYRAVRFGEPLISRVTTVVGESLSHQRNIEVPLGTPIRHILECHGLDRKKLQRIVIGGPMMGYTIADETAPVVKTTNCILAPTNKELPPPPPAQACIRCGLCAEVCPASLLPQQLYWYARAEDRDKLQAYNLFDCIECGACSYVCPSSIPLVQYYRAAKGDIREARAEKEKADRARERFEYRKLRMERAEQEKEAKRLERKKAAEEARKLREQNADSQEAQAARQEADVVAAALARVKAKQAAPEQVLARAQRTLTSAEHRVERMQQKLADADDTQRPQLEAQLKTAELKLKEARDKLAEAEKQVAAHPLEVSNREPAAKHAPEPSITGDKLAVAGASSSAASAAIEKARAAAAARASMSPEQKLTAEIEALKSRVEKASARLTKARSEDDPNTAAFESALAKLQEKLADKQRQAGEQD is encoded by the coding sequence ATGAGCCACACCGAAGAAAGAATGAGCGCTAGCGAGCGCCGCGCGGCCCGCGAGGCACACCTGATTGCCAGCGAAAAAGCCCGCGACCTGTCCCGCGAGTTAAAGATCAACGATTTCCACGGCGGCATCCATCCACCGGAGAACAAGCACCAGTCTACCGGTGAACCCATCGGCAGTATTCCGCTGGCGGCCGATTTGATTGTGCCACTCAACCAGCACATCGGCGCCACCGCCATACCGCTGGTGAAGCTTGGCGACCAGGTATTGAAAGGCCAGAAAATCGCCGAGGCGGATGGCCCGGTGAGCTGCCCGGTACACGCCCCTTCATCTGGCAAAGTGGTGGCCATCGAGCCCATGGCGGTACCACACCCCTCAGGTATGGAAACGGACTGTATCCAGATCCGCACCGACGGTCGCGATGAATGGTGTGCGCTCACTCCGCTGGAAAACTACGCCGGGTGCGATCACGATGAGCTGCTGGAAAGAATCCGCGACTGCGGCATTGCGGGCATGGGGGGCGCGGGCTTTCCTACAGCGGTGAAGCTGACCCCCCGCGGCAGCGCGGAAATCGACACCCTGATCATCAATGGCACCGAGTGTGAGCCCTACATCACCGCTGACGATATGCTGATGCGCGAGCGCGCGGAAGAGATCATCGGTGGAGTGGAGATCCTTGCTCACCTGCTGGACCAGCCGGAGCGGGTGCTGATCGGCATCGAAGACAACAAACCGGAAGCCATCGCCGCGATGAAGCAGGCCGCGGAGGGCACCCGCTTCCATGTAGTGGTCTTCCCCACCAAGTACCCTTCTGGCGGTGAAAAGCAGCTGATCCAGATTCTCACCGGGCGCGAGGTGCCAAACGAGGGGCTGCCGGCACATGTAGGTATCGTGTGCCAGAACGTGGGTACGGCACGTGCCGTCTACCGCGCTGTCCGGTTTGGCGAGCCGCTGATCAGTCGGGTAACCACGGTGGTGGGTGAGTCCCTCAGTCATCAGCGGAATATCGAGGTGCCGCTCGGTACCCCCATTCGCCATATCCTTGAATGCCATGGCCTAGACCGTAAAAAGCTGCAGCGCATTGTGATCGGCGGACCAATGATGGGATACACCATCGCAGACGAAACCGCGCCGGTGGTGAAAACCACCAACTGTATCCTCGCCCCCACCAACAAGGAGCTGCCGCCGCCACCGCCGGCTCAGGCCTGTATCCGCTGCGGTCTCTGCGCCGAGGTCTGCCCGGCGAGCCTGTTGCCGCAGCAACTGTACTGGTATGCGCGCGCGGAAGACCGCGACAAGTTGCAGGCCTACAACCTGTTTGACTGCATCGAGTGCGGCGCCTGTTCCTATGTCTGCCCGTCGAGCATTCCACTGGTGCAATACTATCGCGCCGCCAAGGGTGACATCCGCGAGGCGCGCGCGGAAAAGGAAAAGGCCGATCGCGCCCGCGAGCGTTTCGAGTACCGCAAGCTGCGTATGGAAAGGGCGGAGCAGGAAAAGGAGGCCAAGCGTCTCGAGCGCAAGAAGGCGGCCGAGGAAGCGCGCAAACTGCGCGAACAGAATGCCGACAGCCAGGAAGCCCAAGCCGCCAGGCAGGAGGCCGATGTGGTGGCCGCGGCGCTCGCCCGGGTAAAAGCCAAACAGGCCGCGCCGGAACAGGTGCTGGCCCGCGCCCAGCGCACGCTCACCAGTGCCGAGCACCGGGTCGAGCGGATGCAGCAGAAGCTGGCGGACGCCGATGACACACAGCGCCCGCAGCTGGAAGCCCAGCTGAAAACCGCTGAACTGAAGTTGAAAGAAGCCCGCGACAAGCTCGCGGAAGCCGAGAAGCAGGTTGCGGCGCACCCCCTTGAGGTCAGTAACCGGGAACCCGCCGCGAAACACGCGCCGGAACCCTCAATTACCGGAGACAAACTCGCCGTGGCCGGTGCTTCATCATCCGCTGCGAGCGCTGCCATCGAGAAGGCCAGGGCCGCGGCCGCCGCACGAGCCAGCATGAGCCCGGAGCAGAAGCTTACCGCGGAAATCGAAGCACTGAAGTCGCGGGTGGAAAAAGCCAGCGCGCGGCTGACAAAGGCCCGCAGTGAAGACGATCCCAACACCGCCGCGTTTGAGAGCGCACTTGCCAAGCTGCAGGAAAAACTGGCGGACAAACAACGTCAGGCCGGCGAGCAGGACTGA
- the rsxG gene encoding electron transport complex subunit RsxG, translating to MLTRSIGMNATVLALFALVTAGTLAVTQITTKEPIERAIREASARALLEILPIDRHSNDLLVDTYPIPKQYWAMLGLKQGGDINLARQSDGAIDAVIVPTVAPDGYSGPIQMLVGVNRDGSIAGVRITNHAETPGLGDKVEVKKSDWVLSFNGKSLDNPGRDMWKVQKDGGAFDQFTGATITPRAVVKQVRTVLDFVAEHQNAIFSAPVSKRAVEVEPPPVEQPQQDQGENN from the coding sequence ATGCTGACGCGCTCCATCGGTATGAATGCGACGGTACTGGCGTTGTTCGCACTAGTGACAGCCGGCACCCTCGCGGTCACCCAGATCACCACCAAAGAGCCCATTGAGCGGGCCATTCGCGAGGCATCCGCGAGAGCCTTGCTGGAGATCCTCCCCATTGACCGTCACAGCAACGACCTGCTGGTGGACACCTACCCCATCCCCAAGCAGTACTGGGCGATGCTCGGACTGAAACAGGGCGGCGATATCAATCTGGCTCGGCAGAGCGATGGCGCCATCGACGCGGTGATTGTTCCCACCGTGGCACCGGACGGTTACTCCGGGCCGATCCAGATGCTGGTGGGGGTCAATCGCGATGGCTCGATCGCCGGCGTGCGAATCACCAACCACGCCGAGACGCCCGGCCTTGGGGACAAGGTGGAAGTAAAGAAAAGTGACTGGGTGTTGTCGTTCAACGGCAAGTCTCTGGACAATCCGGGTCGGGACATGTGGAAGGTACAGAAGGACGGCGGCGCCTTCGACCAGTTCACTGGCGCCACCATCACCCCGCGGGCGGTTGTCAAGCAGGTACGTACCGTTCTCGACTTTGTCGCCGAGCATCAGAACGCGATCTTCAGCGCGCCGGTGTCCAAACGCGCCGTAGAAGTAGAACCACCGCCGGTTGAACAGCCACAGCAGGACCAGGGGGAGAACAACTGA
- a CDS encoding TetR/AcrR family transcriptional regulator: MTLDNGKSELVYQGRKAQRTDSRQRRKAILEATLRLIVKEGIRGIRHRAVAKEAAVPLAATTYYFKDLNDLISDAFTFFVEQNIDQTRGLQEESFAAARQLTPEQLASPAGRRQLIQQLTRFVLSHIRAQATSRDHRVVELAFKNEALRNDQLTRAVRMANQSTERMIVEFFELLQVADPSAAAQIVHGTILNLEFQVLCGAVSIESPLLERTITMMIKGLIPSVREERSEDQLVESQTA, encoded by the coding sequence ATGACGTTGGACAATGGAAAGTCTGAACTGGTCTATCAAGGGCGCAAAGCCCAGCGCACCGACAGCCGTCAGCGCCGCAAAGCCATTCTTGAGGCCACTCTGCGCCTTATCGTGAAAGAAGGAATCCGTGGCATCCGCCATCGTGCGGTTGCCAAGGAAGCAGCCGTCCCTCTCGCTGCGACCACTTACTATTTCAAGGATTTAAACGATCTGATCAGCGATGCCTTCACTTTTTTTGTGGAACAGAATATTGATCAGACCCGGGGCCTCCAGGAGGAAAGTTTCGCCGCCGCACGACAGCTGACGCCGGAGCAGCTTGCCTCGCCCGCCGGACGCCGCCAGCTGATCCAGCAGCTGACGCGTTTTGTGCTCTCACATATTCGTGCCCAGGCAACAAGCCGCGATCACCGGGTAGTGGAACTGGCCTTCAAAAATGAAGCATTGCGCAACGACCAGCTGACCCGCGCCGTCCGCATGGCCAACCAGTCCACAGAAAGAATGATCGTGGAATTTTTTGAATTACTGCAAGTGGCAGACCCCTCAGCCGCCGCCCAGATTGTTCATGGCACTATTCTGAATCTGGAATTCCAGGTGTTGTGCGGCGCGGTTTCTATTGAATCACCGCTTCTCGAGCGGACGATTACCATGATGATAAAAGGGCTGATTCCCTCTGTACGGGAGGAACGCAGCGAGGATCAGCTGGTGGAATCCCAAACCGCCTGA
- a CDS encoding electron transport complex subunit E, whose protein sequence is MATPSYREITHNGLWKNNPALVQLLGLCPLLAVTGSVVNAIGLGLATTAVLACSNLAVSLVRHQMPETVRLPASVMIIATFVTCAELLMKAFTYELYLVLGIFIPLIVTNCAILGRADAFASKNPVLPSLLDGLMMGAGFSAVLIVIGAAREIIGRGTLFSDMDLLLGPMAANWTLPVLGQDYSGFLVAVLPPGAFLVAGLLIAAKNAIDASAEKRRKAQASVVTGSKRVRTTGKIQ, encoded by the coding sequence ATGGCCACCCCGAGCTACCGCGAAATTACCCACAATGGCCTGTGGAAGAACAACCCCGCGCTGGTCCAGCTTCTCGGCCTGTGTCCGCTGCTGGCAGTGACCGGCTCCGTGGTCAATGCCATCGGTCTCGGCCTCGCCACCACTGCGGTACTGGCCTGCTCCAACCTGGCAGTCTCCCTGGTCAGGCATCAGATGCCGGAAACCGTGCGCCTCCCCGCCTCGGTGATGATCATCGCCACCTTCGTAACCTGTGCCGAACTGCTGATGAAGGCCTTTACCTACGAACTTTACCTGGTGCTGGGCATTTTTATTCCGCTGATCGTGACCAACTGTGCGATTCTGGGCCGAGCCGATGCGTTCGCCAGTAAAAATCCCGTGCTGCCCTCGTTATTGGACGGCCTGATGATGGGCGCAGGATTCAGCGCAGTACTGATTGTGATTGGCGCAGCGCGGGAAATCATCGGCCGCGGCACCCTCTTCAGCGACATGGACTTACTGCTCGGCCCCATGGCGGCAAACTGGACACTGCCGGTACTCGGGCAGGATTATTCGGGCTTTCTGGTCGCGGTATTACCCCCGGGCGCATTTCTGGTAGCGGGACTGTTGATTGCCGCCAAGAACGCTATCGACGCGAGTGCAGAGAAGCGCCGCAAGGCTCAGGCCAGCGTAGTGACCGGCAGCAAGCGGGTGAGGACCACCGGTAAAATACAGTAA